A window of Vicinamibacterales bacterium genomic DNA:
GCTGCAGGGACCGCAGGTCGCCGCGGCCGGCAAGTTGATGACCGCTCTCTACAACGCGTTCATCGCCTCCGACGCGTCGCTCCTCGAGATCAACCCGCTCATCGTCACCGAGGACGGCAGCCTGCTGGCACTCGACGCCAAGATGACCTTCGACGACAACGCCCTCTACCGCCATCCCGACGTCAAGGAGCTGCGCGACGTCGCGGAGGAGGATCCGCTCGAGGTCGACGCCTCGAAGTACAGCCTGAACTACATCAAGCTCGATGGCACCATCGGCTGCATGGTCAACGGCGCCGGCCTGGCGATGGCGACGATGGACATCATCAAGCTGGCGGGCGGGGAGCCGGCCAACTTCCTCGACGTCGGCGGCGGCGCCAACGCGGAGCAGATCAAGAACGCGTTTCGCATCCTGATGGCCGACACCGCAGTGAAGGCCGTCTTCATCAACATCTTCGGCGGGATCCTGCGGTGCGACGTGCTCGCCGAAGGGGTGATCGCCGCCGTCAAGGACCTCGGCGTCCCGGTGCCGATCGTCGTGCGCATGGAAGGCACCAACGTCGAGAAGGGCAAACAGATGCTCGGGGAGAGCGGCCTCAAGTTCGCCACGGCCGACACCATGAGCGAGGGGGCGCAGAAAGTCGTCGCCCTGGCAAAGTAGCCGGGCCTTCGGACCCAGTAGGCCGGGTCTTCAGACCCGGCGGAGATTTATGGCAGTTCTCATCGACAGAAACACGCGGCTGATGGTGCAGGGGATCACCGGTCGCGAGGGCACGTTCCACGCCAAAGCCGCCCAGGCCTACGGCACCACGGTGGTTGGCGGCGTGACCCCGGGCAAGGGCGGGACGATCCACGAAGGTTGGCCGGTCTTCAACACCGTGGCTGATTGCGTGAGGGAGACGGGGGCGAACGCCTCGGTCATCTTCGTGCCGCCCCCCGGGGGGGCCGACGCGGTGCTCGAGGCGGCCGATGCCGGGCTCGACCTCGTCGTCTGCATTACCGAAGGTATCCCGGTACTCGACATGCTGCGGGTGTTCGGGGCCATCCGCGGTGGGAAGACGCGCGTCATCGGCCCGAACTGCCCGGGCCTGATAACGGCCGGACGGGCGAAGGCCGGCATTATTCCCGGCCATATCTGCAGGGAAGGCCGGGTCGGGATCGTCTCGAAGAGCGGCACGCTGACCTACGAGGCGATTCACCAGCTCACCAACAACGGGCTGGGCCAGACGACCTGCATCGGCATCGGCGGCGATCCGTTGATCGGGACCAGCTTCATCGACGCTCTGTCGCTCTTCGCGGCCGACCCGCAGACCGAGGCCGTGGTGATGATCGGCGAAATCGGCGGCAACGCCGAGCAGGACGCCGCCGCGTGGATCACCCAGCACTTCCGGAAGCCCGTGGTCGGCTTCATCGCCGGCCAGACGGCGCCGCCGGGGCGGCGCATGGGCCACGCCGGCGCGATCATCGCGGGCGGGAAGGGCACAGCGGCGGAGAAGATGGACGCGCTCGTGGCGGCCGGCGTGCGGGTGGTGAAGAGCCCGGCCGACATCGGCGCGGCGGTCAAGGAACTACTGAGGGCCTAATGCAGCAACGCGTCGTCAACGATTTCAGCATCCAGGTCGCGACGGTCAACGGGTCGGGCAGCCAGACAGCCAATCTCGTCATCCTGCGCTCCATTTTCCAAATGGGGATTCCGGTCTCGGGCAAGAACATGTTCCCGTCGAACATTGCCGGCCTGCCGACGTGGTACACCGTCCGCGCCAACAAGGACGGCTTTGTCGCGCGCAAGAAGGAAGTCGATTTCCTCGTCGCGATGAACGTCGAGACGGCGAAGGAAGACGTGATGTCGCTCGAGCCCGGGCGCGCCGTCCTCTACGACGAGCCGCTCAAGCTCAACGAGCTGCGCAGCGACCTCTCGTTCTACCCGGTGCCGTTCGACAAGCTCGTCGCCACCGTCTGCACCGATGCCAAGCTGCGTCGCCTCGTCAAGAACATGATCTACGACGGCGTGCTGAGCCATCTCCTCGACATCGAGATGACGGAGATGGAGAAGGCCCTGCGCAAACAGTTCGGCAAGAAGGTCAAGGCCGCCGATCTCAACATGGGCGCGCTCAAGGCCGGCGCGGACTACGCCACGCAGCACCTGACGAAAACGGATCCGTTCCACGTCGAGCGGATGGACAAGACCACCGGGATGATCCTCATCGAGGGCAATTCCGCCGGTGCGCTCGGCGCGATGTTCGCCGGCGTCACCGTCTGCGCGTGGTATCCGATCACGCCGTCCTCGTCGCTCCCGGAGGCGCTCATCGGCTACATGAAGAAGTACCGCGCCGACCCCGCGACCGGCAAGGCGACCTACGCGATCATCCAGGCCGAGGACGAGATTGCCTCGATCGGCATGGTGCTCGGCGCCAGCTGGGCAGGCGCGCGGGCGATGACCTCGACGTCGGGCCCCGGAGTTTCGCTGATGAGCGAGTTCGCCGGCCTCGCCTACTACGCCGAGATCCCAGGCGTCGTGTTCGACATCCAGCGCGTTGGTCCGTCGACGGGGCTCCCGACCCGCACCGCGCAGGGCGACATCCTCTCGACCGCGATGCTTTCGCACGGCGACACCAAGCAGATCCTGCTCATCCCGTCGTCGGTGGAGGAGTGCTTCGAGATGGCGCAGGACGCGTTCGATCTCGCCGAACGCTTCCAGCAGCTCGTCTTCGTGATGAGCGACCTCGACCTCGGCATGAACATGTGGATGTCGGCGCCGTTCACCTATCCCGACCGGGTCTACGACCGCGGCAAGGTGCTCGACGCGGCAAAGGTGAAGGAGCTCGGCGGCGAGTGGGGGCGCTACCGGGACGTCGACGGCGACGGCATCCCCTACCGCACGCTGCCGGGGACCGGTATGCCGTCGTACTTCACGCGCGGATCCGGGCACAACGCGCGCGGCCAGTACAGCGAGCGTCCCGACGACTACCAGAACAACGTCGATCGCCTGGCCCGCAAGTTCGAGACGGCCAAGTCGCACGTGCCGGCGCCGGTCGTCGAGGACGCCGCGACCGAGGTCGGGATCATCGGCTACGGGACCAGTCACTGGGCGATCGTGGAGTGCCGCGCCCAGCTCGAGCAGGAGGCAGGCCTCGCCACCGCCTACCTGCGGCTGCGTGCTTTCCCGTTCCCGCCCGAAGTGGACGCGTTCATCTCCCGCTACAAGCGCATCTACGTTGTCGAGCAGAACCGCGACGCACAGATGAAGATGCTGCTGCGCCTCGAGCTGCCGGCCGGGGCGACCAACCACGTGCGGAGCGTGCTCCACTACAACGGTCTGCCGATCGACGCGCGATCGTTGGCCGACGACATCCTGGTGCAGGAAGGACGGAAGGCGGCCGAGACCGTCAAGGCGGCAACGGCGGGACGCGCGACGGTGACGACCGCCGCCCGCGAGGGAGAGTGATCGTGGAACCCAAGAAGAACCGGATCGGCCTCGAAATCACGCCCTATCGCGGCGGCAAGACGACGCTCTGTGCGGGCTGCGGGCACAACGCCATTTCCGAACGCATCATTGACGCCTTCTTCGAGATGGGCATCCAGCCGCGCGACGTGCTCAAGCTGTCGGGTATCGGCTGCTCGAGCAAGACGCCGGCCTATTTCCTGGGCGAGGCGCACGGGTTCAATTCCGTGCACGGCCGCATGCCCTCAGTCGGCACCGGCGCGCTCCTCGCCAACCGCAAGATGATCGCCATCGGCATCAGCGGCGACGGCGACACTGGGGCGATCGGCATCGGGCAGTTCGTGCATCTGATGCGCCGCAACGTCCCGATTGTCTACATCATCGAGGACAACGGCTGCTACGGCCTCACCAAGGGGCAGTTCTCGCCGACCGCCGACGTCGGCTCGACCCAGAAGAACGGCCAGCCCAACGACCTGCCGCCGATCGACACTTGCATGATGGCGGTGCAGCTCGGCGCCTCGTTCGTGGCGCGCTCGTTCTCCGGCGACAAGAGGCAGCTGCTCGCCATCCTCAAGGCGGCGATCGCGCATCGCGGCACCGCGATGATCGACGTGCTCTCGCCGTGCGTGACCTTCAACGATCACGAGGGCTCGACCAAGAGCTACGCTTACGTCAAGGAGCACGACGAGCCGAGCGGCGAGGTGAACTTCGTGCCGTTCTTCGAGGACATCACCGTCGACTACGACGCCGGCACCACCACCGCCGTCACCATGCACGACGGTTCGCGGCTGTATCTGAAGAAGGTGGCCGAGGACTACAAGCCGACCGACAAGCTGGCCGCCATGCGGCTGATGCACGAAACGCACAGCCGCGGCGAATTCGCCACCGGCGTCCTCTACATCGAGTCCGACAAGGACGATCTGCTCACCCAGATGAACCTGGTCGACACGCCGCTGGCGTTCCTGCCGCCCGAATCCCTTCGTCCCGGCAAGGGCGTGCTCGAAGCCGTCATGGAAGAACACCGCTAGAGCCTTCCTGTCCCAGACAGGCATAGCTATGAAGTACACAGCGGCGGCGTTGGCACTGGCGGTGCTGGCGATTCCCGGCGTCGCGCGGGGGCAGAAGCGCCCCCTCGACGCCAACGACGTCTACAGCATCAAGGACGTCCGCGATCCACAACGCTCGCCCGACGGCAAGTGGGTGGCCTATACGGTGTCGCGCGCCGTCAAGGAAACCGACAAGAACGACACCGACATCTGGATGGCCGCCTGGGACGGCACGCAGGAGATCCAGGTGACCTCGTCGCCCGACGGCGAGTCGCAGCCGCGCTGGAGCCCCGACAACAAGTACCTGTCATTCGTCTCGTCGCGGCAGGGGGCCAAGGACGGCCAGCTGTGGCTGCTCAATCGCGCCGGCGGCGAGGCGATGAAGGTGAGCGACGTCAAGGGCGGGATCTCTGAGTACGCCTGGGCGCCGGACGCCAAGCACCTGGTGTTCGTCGTCAACGAGCCGGATCCGCGCGATCCGAAGGACGATGACGACTCCGCGAACAAGGACCGGAAGAAGACGCCGCCGCCGATCGTCATCGACCGGTATCACTTCAAGGAAGACATCCAGGGGTACCTGCGCAACGAGCGGACGCACCTGTATCTCTTCGACCTCGACACGAAGAAGGCGGTCGCGATCACCTCAGGCCTCCTCTACGACGAGTCGTCGCCGGTGTGGTCGCCCGACGGGACGCGGATCGCCTTTGTCAGCAAGCGCGGACCGGGCGACGTCGACCGCAACGACAACACCGACGTCTGGGTGATCGACGCGAAGCCGGGCGTCGAGCCGCGCCAGATCACCACCGCGCCGACGGCCGACGAAGGGCCGCTCGCCTGGAGCCCGGATGGCAAGTTCATCAGCTACCTCGCCGGTGACGAACTGAAGTATTCGGCCTACCGTCAGCCCAAGCTCGCCGTCATCGCGGCCGCGGGCGGGCAGCCGCGATTTGTCGGGGAATCCCTGGATCGGCCGGTGCGCCAGCCGATCTGGGAGGAAGGCGGCAGTTCGATCGTCCTGACCGTGACCGATGACCGGTCGCAGTATCCGGTGCGCGTCTCGCTCAAGGACGGCAAGGTCGAACGCCTCGGTGCTCCTGGCAGCGTCGCCGGCAGCCTCTCGGCGGGCCTGCTCGACGGGCAGTACGCGGAGCTCGTCTCGAACGACAGGCAGCCCGCCGAGGTTTATGCGCTTCTCGGACAGGGACACGCCCTGCGTCGCTTGTCGCACCAGAACGACGCGTGGATGAAGGACCTGATTCTGGGCGAGACCGAGGAGTTCACCTCGACGAGCAAGGACGGCACCGAAGTGCACGGCCTGATCGAGAAGCCGGCCACGTTTCGGGACGGCGTGAAGTATCCCACGCTGCTCCGCATCCACGGCGGCCCCAACGGCGAAGACGAGCACGCCTTCAGCTTCGAGCGTGAGCTCTTCGCGGCAAACGGCTACGTGGTCGTGCAGGTGAACTACCGCGGCAGCAACGGCCGCGGCGGCGTCTACCAGAAAGCGATCTTTGCCGACTGGGGCGGCAGGGAGGTCGTCGACCTGCTTGGGGCGATGGACGAAGTGCAGAAGCGCCCCTACGTCGACGCGGACCGCCTCGGGATCGGCGGCTGGAGCTATGGCGGCATCCTGACCGACTACAGCATCGCCACCGACGGGCGTTTCAAGGCGGCGACGAGCGGCGCCGGCAGCGCGCTGCAGTTGTCGATGTACGGCGTCGACGAGTACATCACGCAGTACGAAAACGAGATCGGGCCGCCCTGGAAATCGCAGGACCTCTGGATCAAGATCTCGTATCCGTTCTTCCACGCCGATCGGATCCACACGCCGACGCTGTTTCTCGGGGGCGACAAGGACTTCAACGTGCCGCTCGTCGGCGGCGAGCAGATGTACCAGGCGCTCAAGAGCCTCGGCGTCGACACCGAGCTGGTCATCTACCCCAACCAGTTCCACGGCATTACCGTGCCGTCCTACAAGATCGATCGCCTGCAGCGGTACCTCGACTGGTACGCGAAGTACCTGAAGCCGGCCCCGGGCGGCACGACGGCCAACGGCCGTCAGTAGCGTCGACCTGTAGGCCGGAGCTTCAGCTCCGGTCCGACGCTTCTCCTCCCGCGCTTCCGCGAGCGCTATCCCTGGGTCTCGTCCAGGTTGGCGCCGATCACGTCCTCCTCGATCTTGTCGGTGTTCTGCGGCAAGCCCTGGTCGTCGAGGGCGTGCGCGGCTGCCTGAGCGTTGTCGTTCCCCTGCTGCGGGCAATCGGTCGGCTTGTCGCCTTCCACAGCGCCTTCATGCTCATCCGCTCGCATATATAATCCTCAGGATATGGAACGCACATTTGCCATCGTAAAGCCCGATGCCGT
This region includes:
- the sucD gene encoding succinate--CoA ligase subunit alpha, which encodes MAVLIDRNTRLMVQGITGREGTFHAKAAQAYGTTVVGGVTPGKGGTIHEGWPVFNTVADCVRETGANASVIFVPPPGGADAVLEAADAGLDLVVCITEGIPVLDMLRVFGAIRGGKTRVIGPNCPGLITAGRAKAGIIPGHICREGRVGIVSKSGTLTYEAIHQLTNNGLGQTTCIGIGGDPLIGTSFIDALSLFAADPQTEAVVMIGEIGGNAEQDAAAWITQHFRKPVVGFIAGQTAPPGRRMGHAGAIIAGGKGTAAEKMDALVAAGVRVVKSPADIGAAVKELLRA
- a CDS encoding 2-oxoacid:ferredoxin oxidoreductase subunit beta — protein: MEPKKNRIGLEITPYRGGKTTLCAGCGHNAISERIIDAFFEMGIQPRDVLKLSGIGCSSKTPAYFLGEAHGFNSVHGRMPSVGTGALLANRKMIAIGISGDGDTGAIGIGQFVHLMRRNVPIVYIIEDNGCYGLTKGQFSPTADVGSTQKNGQPNDLPPIDTCMMAVQLGASFVARSFSGDKRQLLAILKAAIAHRGTAMIDVLSPCVTFNDHEGSTKSYAYVKEHDEPSGEVNFVPFFEDITVDYDAGTTTAVTMHDGSRLYLKKVAEDYKPTDKLAAMRLMHETHSRGEFATGVLYIESDKDDLLTQMNLVDTPLAFLPPESLRPGKGVLEAVMEEHR
- the sucC gene encoding ADP-forming succinate--CoA ligase subunit beta — its product is MKIHEYQAKAILARHGVPVPQGEVVFDAADAAAAATRLGGGTVVVKAQIHAGGRGKGGGVKVVKGPDEARAAAAKMLGMNLVTHQTGPAGQKVQRVLVEQGLRIARELYLGIVLDRSSERLVLMVSSEGGVEIEKVAEETPEKIFKAFIDPGVGLAAYQTRRLAFALGLQGPQVAAAGKLMTALYNAFIASDASLLEINPLIVTEDGSLLALDAKMTFDDNALYRHPDVKELRDVAEEDPLEVDASKYSLNYIKLDGTIGCMVNGAGLAMATMDIIKLAGGEPANFLDVGGGANAEQIKNAFRILMADTAVKAVFINIFGGILRCDVLAEGVIAAVKDLGVPVPIVVRMEGTNVEKGKQMLGESGLKFATADTMSEGAQKVVALAK
- a CDS encoding 2-oxoacid:acceptor oxidoreductase subunit alpha, with amino-acid sequence MQQRVVNDFSIQVATVNGSGSQTANLVILRSIFQMGIPVSGKNMFPSNIAGLPTWYTVRANKDGFVARKKEVDFLVAMNVETAKEDVMSLEPGRAVLYDEPLKLNELRSDLSFYPVPFDKLVATVCTDAKLRRLVKNMIYDGVLSHLLDIEMTEMEKALRKQFGKKVKAADLNMGALKAGADYATQHLTKTDPFHVERMDKTTGMILIEGNSAGALGAMFAGVTVCAWYPITPSSSLPEALIGYMKKYRADPATGKATYAIIQAEDEIASIGMVLGASWAGARAMTSTSGPGVSLMSEFAGLAYYAEIPGVVFDIQRVGPSTGLPTRTAQGDILSTAMLSHGDTKQILLIPSSVEECFEMAQDAFDLAERFQQLVFVMSDLDLGMNMWMSAPFTYPDRVYDRGKVLDAAKVKELGGEWGRYRDVDGDGIPYRTLPGTGMPSYFTRGSGHNARGQYSERPDDYQNNVDRLARKFETAKSHVPAPVVEDAATEVGIIGYGTSHWAIVECRAQLEQEAGLATAYLRLRAFPFPPEVDAFISRYKRIYVVEQNRDAQMKMLLRLELPAGATNHVRSVLHYNGLPIDARSLADDILVQEGRKAAETVKAATAGRATVTTAAREGE
- a CDS encoding S9 family peptidase; translated protein: MKYTAAALALAVLAIPGVARGQKRPLDANDVYSIKDVRDPQRSPDGKWVAYTVSRAVKETDKNDTDIWMAAWDGTQEIQVTSSPDGESQPRWSPDNKYLSFVSSRQGAKDGQLWLLNRAGGEAMKVSDVKGGISEYAWAPDAKHLVFVVNEPDPRDPKDDDDSANKDRKKTPPPIVIDRYHFKEDIQGYLRNERTHLYLFDLDTKKAVAITSGLLYDESSPVWSPDGTRIAFVSKRGPGDVDRNDNTDVWVIDAKPGVEPRQITTAPTADEGPLAWSPDGKFISYLAGDELKYSAYRQPKLAVIAAAGGQPRFVGESLDRPVRQPIWEEGGSSIVLTVTDDRSQYPVRVSLKDGKVERLGAPGSVAGSLSAGLLDGQYAELVSNDRQPAEVYALLGQGHALRRLSHQNDAWMKDLILGETEEFTSTSKDGTEVHGLIEKPATFRDGVKYPTLLRIHGGPNGEDEHAFSFERELFAANGYVVVQVNYRGSNGRGGVYQKAIFADWGGREVVDLLGAMDEVQKRPYVDADRLGIGGWSYGGILTDYSIATDGRFKAATSGAGSALQLSMYGVDEYITQYENEIGPPWKSQDLWIKISYPFFHADRIHTPTLFLGGDKDFNVPLVGGEQMYQALKSLGVDTELVIYPNQFHGITVPSYKIDRLQRYLDWYAKYLKPAPGGTTANGRQ